The Ketobacter alkanivorans genome includes the window AATCCAATACCGCACCATCGGTGTGGCGGTAATAGAGGGCGTTGGCGGTAAAGTCACGCCTTATGGCGTCTTCATCCAGGGTGCCGAATACGTTGTCCCGTAGCAGCATGCCCTCTTCGGACTGAGATGAGTGGTTTGCGTTCTCTTCGGCTTTGCCGTGGCTGGCCCGAAACGTGGCGACTTCTATGATTTCGCGGCCAAAGCGCACGTGGGCCAGGCGGAATCGTCTACCTATCAAGCGGCAGTTGCGGGAAAATACGGCCTTGATCTGCTCTGGAGTGGCGCTGGTGGCAATATCAAAGTCTTTAGGGTGCATGCCAATCAGGCCATCACGGATGGAGCCGCCTACCAGATAGGCTTCGTAACCGGCATCAGTCAACCCATCGAGCACGCTGTATACACTGCGGCCAATATCTTCTTCGGGGAAATGGTGCTGGCCACGGGGGATCACCCGGACGCTGGTTTTACCTGCGTTACCGGAGATTAAGCCTTTGATTTTTTTGATAAGCCTTTTGGGCATACTACGGGTTGGCTATCCGTGTTAGTTGAATTTGGGATCGTTCGCGCAGAGATTCTAACACTGAGTACGTAAAGGAATACACTCTATTCAATAGCATGTGGCTAAAAAGCAAAAAGGGAAAGCCTTTCGACTTTCCCTTACGCTTCATGCTTATAATAGTTTTTATAGAAGCTCTATTCTTTTCTGACTGGGCCCGAAGGCCCAGTCTTGTGCCGACTCTTATTGTTGTTTTTTTGCGATCTGTTTTTGTTTTTATTATCGCGTTTCTTATTTTTATTGTTTTACTTTTTTATTGGTGGTTGCGGCAGTAAGAGGGATCTTTCAATCTAAGCCATTTATTATTATTGTTTATATGGCTCACAACCCTGGGGTTGTCCTCTTTCTGTATGCCACTCAAAAAGTGACCACCGAGCTTTATTATTATTGTTGTTATCGCTCTCGACTGTTCAAGGGGGCCATTTATTATTGTTATTAGTTATGTCTGGCTGATCCTTGTTGGTACGCTAGATATATAGCAGGGCGCGTGCCAACTCGGCCGAAAATAAATTATTTGTTAAATAACAGTAGGTTATGATTGTTACCGTCTGTAAGTGGGGTGAAAAGTCAATATTCTGTTACCTGAAAACTGTGTATGTGTTTCCTTTTGTGTGTAGAGCGGTAACACTTGTGTGTGGAGTACCGTCGGTAACACGCACGTTACGCTTGGTAAAATTTGTTAACAATTCAAGGTTTTGAGGGCGGTAAAGCTCGATGCCCTTAGGGGCAAGGCGTTATTTTCATCGAATGGGTGTTTTGTACGGTAACATTCCGTAACATAAGGTCAAAAAATAGACAGTTGTTACCGGTAGAAAAGTGACGGTATTCCGTCTTTAGCGTGCAGCAGGCTTTTTGCGGGGGATGCCAAGTCTTTGACGTCGCTCCCACAGGCACTTACGGCTGATTCCCAGCTTTTGTGCCAGCTCGGTTTCCGTCATTTGCTCCTGGTGTTCCATTACGAAGCGTTGGAAATAGTCTTCCAGCGAGAGGTCTTCTGCAGGATCTGGCACTTCTTCGTGCTTGGTGAGGCTTGTGCGGGGTGTGGGTAGTGTGATGTCGTCGTCCAGCTCGTACTCGGACTCGGGGTGCATGTCCAGCGCCATCAGGTCTGGGGCGATTATTTGGCCATCACACAGGATTACGGCGCGCTCGATCGCGTTTTCCAGCTCCCGAACGTTGCCCGGCCATCGATACAGGTTAATGGCGTCGAGGGCTTCCTTGGAAAAGCTCATCTCTTGCTTGGCCATGCGGCGGGCGGTGCGGATCAGGAGTTCGCGGGCGAGTTTTTCAATGTCATCACCCCGATCCCGCAAGGGGGGCAGCTTCAGCTCCACTACGTGCAGGCGATAATACAGATCCTCCCGAAAGCGCCCCTCTTTTGCCAGGCTTTTCAGGTTACGGTGGGTGGCGGCCACTAGCCGTACATCCACGGTTTTGGATTGCACGGAACCAACCCGGCGCACTTCTTTTTCCTGCAGCAGTCGCAACAGGCGGGCTTGAGCTTCCAGGGGCAGTTCACCTATTTCGTCCAGAAACAGGGTGCCGCCATCGGCAGCCTCTACCAGGCCTTTGCGATTGGCGTTGGCCCCTGTAAATGCGCCTTTCTCGTGACCAAACAGTTCTGATTCGATCAATGTCTCTGGGATGGCGGCGCAGTTTACCGAGATCAGGGGGCCGCCGTGACGATGGCTTTGGTCGTGAACCGCCCGTGCCACCAGTTCTTTACCGGTGCCGGACTCACCCAGTACCAGTACGGTGGAGTCTGTGGGGGCGACTTTCTGGATGTTTTTAAACAATGCCTGCATGGCTTCGCAGGCACCGATCATGCCGGTGAGGGGGAAATCTCTGCTGATTTGTGATTTCAGGGCCTGGTTTTCCCGTTCCAGCGCTTTCTCTTTGAGGATGCGCTCCACGGACATCAGCATTTCGTCGTGGTCGAAGGGTTTGGAGATGTAGTCCACAGCGCCCATTTTCATGGATTCAACAGCGGATTTGAGGCTGGCGTAACTGGTCATCACCAGTACGGGGACGCCTTCGGCTTGTGGAATGATGTCTGTACCCGGAGCACCCGGCAGGCGCAGGTCGGTAATGATCAGGTCGAAGTCTGTGAGCTTGAAGGTGTCTACAGCATCCTGCACTGCACCGGCTTCGCTTATCTGGTAGCCGTTGCGCTCCAAAAGACGACGCAATGCGTTGCGTATAACTGCTTCGTCTTCAACGATCAGGATGTGGCTCATGCTGTTCCTCATGGTCGACAGTGGTGTTGCCTTCGGATAACAGTGTATAGCGAGGCAGAGTAATGGTAACACGGGTTCCGCCATTTTCGGAATCCAGCGGGCTCTGTATCGTAATTTGGCCGTAGTGCTCTTCGATGATGCTGTATACCAAAGACATACCCAGGCCCGTTCCCTTGCCAGGGTCTTTGGTGGTTACGAAGGGTTCGTAAATTCGCTTGAGTACATCCGGTGGGATGCCGCTGCCGTTATCCTCCACCTCTATTACGATGGTGTGGTCTTTCTCATGGCTTAATATTTTAACTTCCCCGTCGATGTTCATGGCATCCCGCGCATTGCTGAGCAGGTTGATGAACACTTGCGTGAGGCGTTGCTGATCGCCTTTAACGCAGTGCGAGGCGTCGGCCAGGTTGGTAAACGCAACCTGCGTCACCTCTTTATTCAGGCTCAGCAGGTCAATGGCTTCTTGGACGCATTCGTGTACGTATACGGGCTCCATGGCGACTTCGGTGGTGCCGCTGTGGCTGAAGCTCACCAGAGATTGCACGATACGAGTAATGCGCTTGGTCTGATCCAGGATTTGGTCGGCGCTTTCCAGGATGGCGGGTGCTTCGCTGTCGTATCGCAGATTTTGTGCCAGGCAGGCGATGCCGGTAATGGGGTTGCCAATTTCATGCGCCACCCCGGCGGCCAGTTTGCCCACAGAGGCCAGGCGTTCGTTGTGAGCCACATGGTGTTCCAGCATTTTGATTTCGGTGGTGTCTTCTACCACAACCACTTGACCGCTGTGGGCTTGTTTGGATTTGCCCAAGCCAATGGCCGCTTTGTGCAGGCTGATCCAGCGTTGTACGCCATCCAGCTCCACTTCGATCTGCTGGTTGCGGGAGTCGACATCAATGAATTGGCTGAACACTTGGTTCCAGGGTTGGGGCAGATGGCTGATCTGAGAGCCGAGGATTTGGTCTGGAGAGATGCGGGTAATGGTTTCCAGTGCGCTGTTCCAGCCCAGCACCTCGCCATCGCTACCCAGCGAGCAAACCCCCACCGGTAGATCTTGCAGGGTTTGACGGTGAAAGCGTCGCAGGCTGTCCAGTTCACCTGCAAGGCCTGTGAGTTTGTCGTGGTACTCTTCCAGTCGGCTTTCGATGAAGTGGATGTCCTGGCCGCTGGTGTCGTTGGTGTGGATGACGTAGGGCACAGAGGTGTTCATGATCTCATGAGCCACCGATGGCCCCAGCAAACCGGACAGGTTGCTTTCCAGCTGATCCCGTAAGCGGCGCAGGGCGTAGGGGCGGGTTTCGTCCAGGCTCATGGCGAGATCGTTCAAGGCCAGTTCGACTTCGCGCCGGGCGGTGCTGGCCCCCAGCGGTTTGGCAAGGCGGCCAACAAATTCGCGGGCCGAGGAAATGGACAGCTCCCAGCGCTGGGGGCGGCGCAAGTTGTCTACGTTGCAGGTCTCTGCGGCCTGTTTTTCGGCAGGGGAGGATTCCGTCAGCATGGAGACGATGCCGAAAATGGTGGAGTTAATGAAGATGGCAAAGGTGGCCACCATATAGCTGTTGTTGGGGGTGGGGAACAGGTCGTTAATTAACAGCGGTGCAGAGATGTGAATTTGTATACCCAGCAGTACTGGCAGCAACAGCCCGAACAGCCACACGCTGATGCCCGCCGCCAGACCCGCCAGGAATCCATCTTTGTTCGCCTTGGGCCACAACAGCACGCCAAACAGCCCTGGCACAAATTGCATGGTTGCAACGAACGCCAGAAATCCCAGTTCAGAGAGGGTGTGCTTGTTTTGCATGACCACGTAAAACAGGTAACTCACCAGCACGATCGCGGTAATCAGTAAGCGCCGCATCCACAGTAGCCACGAGTACAGGTTGGTGCGGCGGTAGAATGGTGCCATAGGCAGCACCAGATGGTTGAGGAACATGGCCGACAGCGACAGGGTGCAGACAATGATTACGCCACTGGCGGCAGACAGGCCCGCCGCAAAACCCAGGATTGCCAGCCATTTGGATTCCATCGCCTGCGGTACCAGCAGAGTGAAATATTCGGGGTTGCTGAATATGTTGAGTTTGGCCGCAGCCCACACAATGATCAGCACCGGCAGGGCAATCAGGAACAGGTAGAGCGGCAACCCCCAGCTGGCGGTCAGGATGGCGCGCGGGTTGAGGTTCTCGGTGAATGCCATATGGAACATGTGGGGCATGGCCACCGATGCCACAAAGAACGCTGCCACCAGTGCTCGCCAAGGGCCTTCCTCAAGCGGCTGGTAAAGGGACACCAGTTGCTCCGGGTGATCCTCCAGCCAATTGTTCAGGCCGCTGGGGCCTCCAAAAACATCGAACAGAATGATACCGCCCACCAGCAGAAAGCCCACCAGTTTTACCAGTGACTCGAAGGCGATGGCCACTACCAGGCCTTCGTGTTTCTCACGAGTGCTGATATGGCGGGCACCAAACAGGATAGCGAACATGATAATCAACACCACAAAAGCGAATGCCAGCATTTCGGGTGAGGTGTCTTCGTTGAGGATGTGGATTGCGTCGGCCACGGCTTGAATCTGCAGCGCCAGCAGCGGCATGATGCCCACCAGCATAGTAATGGTGACCACCGCACCTACGACCGGGCTGCGATAGCGAAACGACAGCAGATCTGCCAGCGAGCCCAGCTGATAGGTTTGGGTTAACTTGAGAATGGGGGCGAGGATGATGGGGGCCAGCATAAAGGCCCCGGAAATGCCCAGATAATAGGCCAGAAAGTTGTAGCCGAAATCGTGGGCGAAGCCTACGGCACCGTAAATGGCCCAGGCACTGGCAAACACACCCAGTGACAGCACATAAGTGGCTGGGTGGCGAACGATGCGGGCAGGAATGTAGCCTTGTTCGGTGAGGTAGGCCACCAGAAAAAACAGCAGCAGATATCCGACACCGATACCAAACAGCTGGGCAACACTAAAATCCATCCAGATCCCGACTCCGAGCAATCCAGAACGTCACCGCAATCAGCAGCCCCCACACAATAAAGGGTCGCCACCAGGCTGTGCCGCTCTCGGCCCACCACTGCATCAGTGAGGGCGACAGCACATAAGCGCCTGCGATGAATATAAGAACCAGCCGATCAATGTACATGACAACAACCAGAGTATGACATCTACAGATGGTACGTTAGGACGCTGGGTGTTGCAAAGACTGTTCGCGAATGGTGCGTTGGTGGGGCACTGATTGCAGGCACCAGTGTTCGGTAGCCCACAGCAGAATCGTTGCTGCGCTGGCACCTTTAAGAGACTGTGGCGGATGCTGCCCCAGAGCATGCAGGCAATAGAGCAGATAGGGTGCAGGGTTGGTGTGGGGAATCGGTTCTGCGTACGTCTGCTTCGACAGCTTCTGACCGGCATGGTTGACGATAACGGGCAGGTGGCTGTAATGGGGGTGCGGTAGCCCCATCACCGTTTGCAGGTGCCAGTGGCTGAAGGTGGATTCCAGTAAATCGCTGCCACGCACAACGTGAGTTATGCCTTGCTCCGCATCGTCCAGCACTACGGCCAGGTGGTAGGCGTATAACCCTTCCTTGCGCTTGATGACGAAATCCCCCCCGTGCTGTTTCAGGTTGCACACCATGGAGCCTTGAAGTGTGTCGTGAAAACGGATGTTGCGGTCGATTACTTGCAGGCGGACTGCGTAGGGTGATGAGGGGGTGGTATGGCACTGACGGCAGGTGCCGGGATAGGTGGTTGAGCCCGAAGCGGCCAGAATCTGAGTGCGTGAGCAGGTGCAATAAAAAGCTTGGTGCGTGTCGATCAGTTGCCGTACGGCGTCTTCATAATGTTGTTGGCGCTGGCTTTGGTAATACACTTCACCATCCCAGTGCAGGCCGTAGTGTTGCAGGGTGTCGAGGATGCTGTCGGCAGCGCCGGACATTTCCCGAGGTGGGTCGATATCCTCCATTCGCACCAGCCAGGTGCCTTGGTTGGCTTTGGCATCAGCATAACTGGCAACCGCAGTCAAAAGCGACCCGATGTGCAGCGGGCCCGTAGGGGAGGGGGCAAATCGCCCGATGTAGTCAGCGGTCATGATAGGCGGTTAGCAAACTGGGCAAAACAAAAAAGGCACGGTGTTAAGACCGTGCCTGTCTTGGTTAAGCAATGGGTGCGATCAGGTGCCCCATTGCTTTTCTTTGATCTCTTGCAGCGTCTTGCAGTCGATGCACAGAGTTGCAGTGGGGCGAGCTTCCAGGCGGCGAATACCAATTTCTATGCCGCAGGCCTCGCACCAACCATATTCTTCTTTCTCGATAGCGCCTAGGGCCTGGTTGATTTTGCGAATCAGTTTGCGTTCACGATCGCGAGTGCGCAGTTCCAGGCTGAATTCTTCTTCCTGGGTGGCGCGGTCGGCTGCGTCCGGCAGGTTGACGGACTCATCTTTCATGTGGTGCACAGTGCGATCCACTTCTTCCATAAGCTCCTGACGCCAGTTAAGCAGGATCTTCTTGAAGTGCTCAAGCTGACCCTTGCTCATGTAGTCTTCGTTTTTGGCGGGCTCATAAGGTTCAAAGTGAGAGCGTGAAAGCTCTACGACGTTTTTCTTTTTTCTTGTTGCCATAAGCGTAATCCTCGCAACTGCTCAATCTTTAATCTATATCAGCAAATCCCAAGATTGGCAAATCCTTGATATTGCTTGACCTTGCGGTATTCCACATTAGGCTTCTCATCCAGTGGGTGCCTGGGCCAATCCGTTACAGTACTCTCATCTTCTATTAATACTGACTATTATCAGCATGGCGAGCCTGATATAACAGCTTGTTATATCGAGCATAGTCGCCCTGGGTTTGAAAGCAAGCGCCCGATCATAACCCCAATTGGCAGGGTATGGAATACTAATGGGGTGTGATCTTTTACCAGTTTTATGAAAAAACGATGACAAGAGGATGGCAGCTTTGCGAAAACTTGCAGACAGGGTGGGGCAGATCACCTCATTCCACGTGATGGCGCTGATGGAGCAGGCCCAACAATTGGAGCAGCAGGGCAAGGATATTATTCATCTGGAGGTGGGTGAGCCCGATTTTCCTACACCGCAGAATGTGGTGGCAGCAGGGGTGCGCGCCATGGAATCCGGCAAGACCCGCTACACCACCGCGTTGGGGTTGCCCGCGCTGCGTGAGGCTATAGCAAGGTTCTACCAAACTCGTTTTGGGGTGGAGGTGCCAGCCAGTCGCATTTTGATCACACCAGGCGCGTCAGGGGGGCTCGGCCTGTTCAGCGGGTTGCTGTTTAACGCGGGGGACGGGGTGTTGCTGACCGATCCGGGCTACCCTTGCAATGACAACTTCCTTCATCTTGTGGGTGCGCAACCCCAGCGTATCGCGGTGGGTGAGGATTCCGGTTATCAGCTTTCCGCCAGCCTGGTTAAAAAACATTGGCAACCGTCTACGCGAGCTGCGTGGGTGGCATCCCCTTCCAATCCTACGGGTACGTTGATACCCATGACTGAAATGGCCGCCATCAAGCAGGAGGTCGATGCTCGCGATGGGGCATTAATGGTGGATGAAATCTATCACTGCCTTTCTTATGAGCAGGCACCTGCAACGGCGTTGGCACTGCCAGATGAGCAGGACAGCCTGTTTGTGATTAATAGTTTTTCTAAATACTTCAATATGACCGGGTGGCGGTTGGGCTGGCTGGTGGCACCGCAACAGCACGTGGCAGCACTGGAGAAGCTGGCCCAGAACTTTTACCTGGCAGCCCCCACCGTGGCCCAGCATGCGGCGCTGGAGGCGTTCAGTGACGAATCCATGGCGCTGTACGAAGAGCGCAGGGGCATCATGGCGCAACGCAGGGATTATCTGTTGGAGCATTTGCCCACGTTGGGTATTCGTATTCCCTGTGTGCCTCAGGGAGCGTTCTATCTGTATTGCGATGTATCGGCTATTACCGATAACAGTTTTGATTTTTGCCAACAACTTATTACCGGGTGTGGTGTGGCGGTCACCCCGGGTATAGATTTTGGCACCCATAAAGCCGAACAGCATATTCGAATCGCCTACAGTGCCAGCTTGGATAGATTGCAGGAAGCAGTGCATCGGATCGCGCAGTTTGTGGGTCAATAATACATCGAGAACAGACTATGAAATTTGATGCACCTTTAATCCAGGGCGTGCTGATCAAGCGCTACAAGCGCTTTCTGGCAGACATTACCCTGGCAGACGGCAGCGAACTGACTGTGCACTGCCCCAATACTGGCTCAATGAAAAATTGCGCTGAGCCGGGGAGCGCTGTTTGGCTTAGCGATAGTGGAAACCCGAAACGAAAATATCGCCACACCTGGGAAATGGTCTCGGTGGGTGATGGCGCCGTTGCAGGCATCAATACTGGCAGAGCCAATGGGCTGGTTAAGGAAGCGATCTTATCTGGGCGCATTGCAGAGCTGGCTGGTTATGACAATCTTCGCAGCGAAGTGAAATACGGAGACGAAAACAGTCGTATTGATCTGTTGCTGGAGAGAGCAGGCGAGCAATGTTACGTGGAAGTGAAGAGCCTGACTTTGGGAGAGGGTGAGGTGGGTTACTTCCCTGATGCTGTAACCGAGCGTGGCCGCAAACATCTGCGCGAGCTGGAAGCGATGGTTGGGCAGGGCCATCGTGCGGTGTTGTTTTTTTGCGTGCAGCACAGCGGGGTGAAAATGGCCAAGCCTGCTGATCATATCGATCCGAAATACGGACAGGCATTACGACAGGCCCACGCTGCCGGGGTTGAGGTAATGGCGTGGCAGTGTGACTTGAGTGAGGCAGAAATCACCATTGCCAGAGCGCTGCCCGTGGATTTATCTTAGTGGCTTCTTAAAACGACTGACTGACTAATAAGAGTAATGAGGAAAACATGACGATCGCATATTGGTGTGTACTGGTGGCTATATGTTTGCCGTATCCTTTTTCCTGGATAGCCAAGGGCAGTAAACGGGGATTTGATAACAACAAGCCGCGGAGCTGGCTGGCAGAACTCGAAGGCCGAGGGGCGCGAGCCAATTGGGCGCAACTCAACACCTTTGAAGCGTTACCGGGTTTCATCGCGGCGGTTATTATTGCGCATCTGGCGGGTGGCCCGCAGTTTTGGATTGATCTATTAGCGGTAAACTTTGTCGCTTTGCGCATTGCTTACGGTTATTTCTATATAGCAGACAAAGCAACCGTACGCTCCATTTGCTGGGTGTTGGCACTGGCCTGTGTTGTGGCAATGTTTGTAGTAAGCGCATAGCTTTTTAACTCAATAAAACTATTCTCCAATTAATGAGAGGCAGAATAACCTGTCTCTCATTACTTACAAAATTGCACTGGCTTTGGTTTTATTGGGCCAGTGCGCTTCGATAATACCCACTTATAAACAATTGATTTTCTTTTTGCTCGAGTAGTATTGGGATTAATGCAGGTGTCTTACGCCTGTCCATCGCTGTTTGAGTGCTCGGTTGTGCATGCAGCGAACACACACCGCTACTAACGGACAATAACAATAATGAAACGTCGTGATTTTTTTAAAGCCGGTGCGGCTGTTGGCGCGGCCGGTGCTATGGCTTCCGCTCCCCAACTCGCTTCAGCGGCAATGACTCCTGAAGAAAAATACCGTTTACAGGTTCCAGAACTGTTTGCTCCTGTATCCAGGCCACCTGCCTATACGCCAGCCATTGTGATCGGCTCCGGTTTTGGTGGCGCTATTTCCGCGCTGCGGCTATCCCAGGCGGGCATACAGACGACCGTACTGGAACGTGGATGCCGTTGGCCAATCGATCCCTGGCGCAAAATCCATCCTAATGATTTCTATCCTGATGGCCGAGCCTATTGGCATCGCACCAGTGCACGTCAACTGACGGGTTTGAATGTTTCTTTCGATGACTTTGGTGGCATTCTGGATGTTACCGAGTATGAAAATATAGATGTATGGCGCGGCGCCTGTGTGGGTGGTGGTTCTAAAGTATTTACCGGCGTGATGATTGAGCCAGCGCAGGAATATTTTGACGCAATATTCGGTGATGTTGTGAATTACGATGAAATGCATCGCGTATATTACCCGCGCGTACGGGAGATGTTGCGACTCAGCTCATTGCCAACGGATCTTTATTACAAACCCTCCTTTGGCCATTCGCGGGTTTGGGATAAGCAGGTTCGGTTGGCGGGCTATGATCCGCAGCCCATTGATGGCATCTGGAACTGGGATGTTGTGCGCAAGGAGTTCCATTATCGCAGCAGGCCTTCGGCATCAATTGGGGAAAGCAATCATGGCAACAGCAATGGTGCCAAATTCGATTTAACCCAGAACTACCTAAAGTATGCGGAAGAAACCGGTTACACCACGATCTACCCTGGTATGCAGGTTAAGAGCCTGGGGCAAGATACCTCTGGCCGCTATCTGGTACAGATTCAGCAGATCGACCCTATGGGCGAAATCATTGACGAGTACACCATCAGTTGTGATTACTTGTTTATGGCGGCGGGCTCCATCGGCACCACTGAGTTGCTGCTGAAGGCCAGAGAGTTGGGTGAATTGCCGGATCTTAATGAATACATTGGTGAAGGTTGGGGTACCAATGGCGATACGGCGGTGGTGCGTACGGTCAGTGAGTTCCAGGGCCTTTACCAGGCCTCACCCTCTGCCAGCATTATTCATGATGCTAATTTTGGTACGCCGATCACCATGGAAAACTGGTACGCCTTGCATGTGCCGGTCAACCTCACTGCCATTGGTTCTTTGGGTATGGGCTTCGATATGACCAATCGCTGTCGATTCCAGTACGACGCTGCAACCGATTCAACAACCTTGCTGTGGCCAAGAGATGGGAACGCTGATGTGGTTGCTGCTACCCGTGAGATGAACAACCGTATCTGTGATGCCAGTCTGACCCTGCCTGGGCTGTTGGGTATCGTGCCAGACGTCAATGATTCCTTTACCGCACATCCATTAGGTGGTGCGATTCTTGGGCAAGCAGCTGACGCTCATGGCCGTCTGCACGGGTATAACCGCCTGTACGTGATGGATGGCGCTATGATCAATGGCAGTACCGGAGCGGTGAATCCCTCCCTGACCATTTCCGCATTGGCAGAGCGCAACATCGAAAACATCCTCAACAATGATTTTTGATGCATC containing:
- a CDS encoding sigma-54-dependent transcriptional regulator, producing the protein MSHILIVEDEAVIRNALRRLLERNGYQISEAGAVQDAVDTFKLTDFDLIITDLRLPGAPGTDIIPQAEGVPVLVMTSYASLKSAVESMKMGAVDYISKPFDHDEMLMSVERILKEKALERENQALKSQISRDFPLTGMIGACEAMQALFKNIQKVAPTDSTVLVLGESGTGKELVARAVHDQSHRHGGPLISVNCAAIPETLIESELFGHEKGAFTGANANRKGLVEAADGGTLFLDEIGELPLEAQARLLRLLQEKEVRRVGSVQSKTVDVRLVAATHRNLKSLAKEGRFREDLYYRLHVVELKLPPLRDRGDDIEKLARELLIRTARRMAKQEMSFSKEALDAINLYRWPGNVRELENAIERAVILCDGQIIAPDLMALDMHPESEYELDDDITLPTPRTSLTKHEEVPDPAEDLSLEDYFQRFVMEHQEQMTETELAQKLGISRKCLWERRQRLGIPRKKPAAR
- a CDS encoding sensor histidine kinase, giving the protein MDFSVAQLFGIGVGYLLLFFLVAYLTEQGYIPARIVRHPATYVLSLGVFASAWAIYGAVGFAHDFGYNFLAYYLGISGAFMLAPIILAPILKLTQTYQLGSLADLLSFRYRSPVVGAVVTITMLVGIMPLLALQIQAVADAIHILNEDTSPEMLAFAFVVLIIMFAILFGARHISTREKHEGLVVAIAFESLVKLVGFLLVGGIILFDVFGGPSGLNNWLEDHPEQLVSLYQPLEEGPWRALVAAFFVASVAMPHMFHMAFTENLNPRAILTASWGLPLYLFLIALPVLIIVWAAAKLNIFSNPEYFTLLVPQAMESKWLAILGFAAGLSAASGVIIVCTLSLSAMFLNHLVLPMAPFYRRTNLYSWLLWMRRLLITAIVLVSYLFYVVMQNKHTLSELGFLAFVATMQFVPGLFGVLLWPKANKDGFLAGLAAGISVWLFGLLLPVLLGIQIHISAPLLINDLFPTPNNSYMVATFAIFINSTIFGIVSMLTESSPAEKQAAETCNVDNLRRPQRWELSISSAREFVGRLAKPLGASTARREVELALNDLAMSLDETRPYALRRLRDQLESNLSGLLGPSVAHEIMNTSVPYVIHTNDTSGQDIHFIESRLEEYHDKLTGLAGELDSLRRFHRQTLQDLPVGVCSLGSDGEVLGWNSALETITRISPDQILGSQISHLPQPWNQVFSQFIDVDSRNQQIEVELDGVQRWISLHKAAIGLGKSKQAHSGQVVVVEDTTEIKMLEHHVAHNERLASVGKLAAGVAHEIGNPITGIACLAQNLRYDSEAPAILESADQILDQTKRITRIVQSLVSFSHSGTTEVAMEPVYVHECVQEAIDLLSLNKEVTQVAFTNLADASHCVKGDQQRLTQVFINLLSNARDAMNIDGEVKILSHEKDHTIVIEVEDNGSGIPPDVLKRIYEPFVTTKDPGKGTGLGMSLVYSIIEEHYGQITIQSPLDSENGGTRVTITLPRYTLLSEGNTTVDHEEQHEPHPDR
- the gluQRS gene encoding tRNA glutamyl-Q(34) synthetase GluQRS, producing the protein MTADYIGRFAPSPTGPLHIGSLLTAVASYADAKANQGTWLVRMEDIDPPREMSGAADSILDTLQHYGLHWDGEVYYQSQRQQHYEDAVRQLIDTHQAFYCTCSRTQILAASGSTTYPGTCRQCHTTPSSPYAVRLQVIDRNIRFHDTLQGSMVCNLKQHGGDFVIKRKEGLYAYHLAVVLDDAEQGITHVVRGSDLLESTFSHWHLQTVMGLPHPHYSHLPVIVNHAGQKLSKQTYAEPIPHTNPAPYLLYCLHALGQHPPQSLKGASAATILLWATEHWCLQSVPHQRTIREQSLQHPAS
- the dksA gene encoding RNA polymerase-binding protein DksA, translating into MATRKKKNVVELSRSHFEPYEPAKNEDYMSKGQLEHFKKILLNWRQELMEEVDRTVHHMKDESVNLPDAADRATQEEEFSLELRTRDRERKLIRKINQALGAIEKEEYGWCEACGIEIGIRRLEARPTATLCIDCKTLQEIKEKQWGT
- a CDS encoding pyridoxal phosphate-dependent aminotransferase; amino-acid sequence: MRKLADRVGQITSFHVMALMEQAQQLEQQGKDIIHLEVGEPDFPTPQNVVAAGVRAMESGKTRYTTALGLPALREAIARFYQTRFGVEVPASRILITPGASGGLGLFSGLLFNAGDGVLLTDPGYPCNDNFLHLVGAQPQRIAVGEDSGYQLSASLVKKHWQPSTRAAWVASPSNPTGTLIPMTEMAAIKQEVDARDGALMVDEIYHCLSYEQAPATALALPDEQDSLFVINSFSKYFNMTGWRLGWLVAPQQHVAALEKLAQNFYLAAPTVAQHAALEAFSDESMALYEERRGIMAQRRDYLLEHLPTLGIRIPCVPQGAFYLYCDVSAITDNSFDFCQQLITGCGVAVTPGIDFGTHKAEQHIRIAYSASLDRLQEAVHRIAQFVGQ
- the sfsA gene encoding DNA/RNA nuclease SfsA, translating into MKFDAPLIQGVLIKRYKRFLADITLADGSELTVHCPNTGSMKNCAEPGSAVWLSDSGNPKRKYRHTWEMVSVGDGAVAGINTGRANGLVKEAILSGRIAELAGYDNLRSEVKYGDENSRIDLLLERAGEQCYVEVKSLTLGEGEVGYFPDAVTERGRKHLRELEAMVGQGHRAVLFFCVQHSGVKMAKPADHIDPKYGQALRQAHAAGVEVMAWQCDLSEAEITIARALPVDLS
- a CDS encoding MAPEG family protein, with product MTIAYWCVLVAICLPYPFSWIAKGSKRGFDNNKPRSWLAELEGRGARANWAQLNTFEALPGFIAAVIIAHLAGGPQFWIDLLAVNFVALRIAYGYFYIADKATVRSICWVLALACVVAMFVVSA
- a CDS encoding GMC oxidoreductase — translated: MKRRDFFKAGAAVGAAGAMASAPQLASAAMTPEEKYRLQVPELFAPVSRPPAYTPAIVIGSGFGGAISALRLSQAGIQTTVLERGCRWPIDPWRKIHPNDFYPDGRAYWHRTSARQLTGLNVSFDDFGGILDVTEYENIDVWRGACVGGGSKVFTGVMIEPAQEYFDAIFGDVVNYDEMHRVYYPRVREMLRLSSLPTDLYYKPSFGHSRVWDKQVRLAGYDPQPIDGIWNWDVVRKEFHYRSRPSASIGESNHGNSNGAKFDLTQNYLKYAEETGYTTIYPGMQVKSLGQDTSGRYLVQIQQIDPMGEIIDEYTISCDYLFMAAGSIGTTELLLKARELGELPDLNEYIGEGWGTNGDTAVVRTVSEFQGLYQASPSASIIHDANFGTPITMENWYALHVPVNLTAIGSLGMGFDMTNRCRFQYDAATDSTTLLWPRDGNADVVAATREMNNRICDASLTLPGLLGIVPDVNDSFTAHPLGGAILGQAADAHGRLHGYNRLYVMDGAMINGSTGAVNPSLTISALAERNIENILNNDF